The following coding sequences are from one Frigoribacterium sp. Leaf415 window:
- a CDS encoding FAD-dependent oxidoreductase codes for MSSGHPSPSRTDVDLVVVGGGAMGLATAWQAASRGHEVVLVERFEQGHHRGASHGATRNLNVAYDDADYVALVQEARVRWDALADETGTPLLDLVGVVNHGRPAMLRRMRALHVDAGVPSELVAAEDAGERWRGIRFETEVLHVPGSGRIRAADALAALARAATAHGARLRWSTPVTGLHVEGPEHVRVVTADDEIVARRVVVTAGAWTEDVVGGLVRLPRLTVTQEQPAHFAVTDPEAVWPSFNHRPDPDRPAESWWPSVVYGMLTPGEGVKAGWHGAGPVVHPDRRSFEPEPEQLEQLRRYAREWLPGVDAETADPISCTYTTTDDEDFVLDRVGPVVVGAGFSGHGFKFTPLVGSILVDLVEGGEAPARFRRLGRS; via the coding sequence ATGTCGTCCGGTCACCCGAGTCCGTCCCGCACCGACGTCGACCTGGTCGTCGTCGGCGGAGGCGCCATGGGCCTCGCGACGGCCTGGCAGGCTGCGTCGCGGGGGCACGAGGTCGTGCTCGTCGAGCGGTTCGAGCAGGGGCACCACCGGGGGGCCTCGCACGGCGCGACCCGCAACCTCAACGTCGCCTACGACGACGCCGACTACGTCGCCCTCGTGCAGGAGGCGCGGGTGCGGTGGGACGCGCTGGCCGACGAGACCGGCACCCCGCTCCTCGACCTCGTCGGGGTCGTCAACCACGGTCGCCCGGCGATGCTCCGGCGCATGCGGGCTCTGCACGTCGATGCGGGCGTCCCCAGCGAACTCGTCGCCGCCGAGGACGCGGGGGAGCGGTGGAGGGGCATCCGCTTCGAGACCGAGGTGCTGCACGTGCCCGGCAGCGGACGCATCCGGGCCGCCGACGCCCTGGCGGCCCTCGCCCGGGCGGCGACGGCCCACGGGGCGCGACTGCGCTGGTCGACGCCGGTCACGGGCCTGCACGTCGAAGGGCCCGAGCACGTCCGGGTCGTCACGGCCGACGACGAGATCGTCGCCCGGCGCGTGGTGGTGACGGCGGGTGCCTGGACCGAGGACGTCGTCGGCGGCCTCGTCCGTCTCCCTCGGCTCACCGTGACGCAGGAGCAACCCGCGCACTTCGCCGTGACCGACCCCGAGGCCGTGTGGCCGAGCTTCAACCATCGTCCCGATCCCGACCGTCCCGCCGAGTCGTGGTGGCCGAGCGTCGTCTACGGCATGCTCACGCCGGGCGAGGGCGTCAAGGCGGGCTGGCACGGGGCCGGCCCCGTCGTGCACCCCGACCGCCGGTCCTTCGAGCCCGAACCCGAGCAATTGGAGCAGCTGCGGCGCTACGCACGGGAGTGGCTGCCCGGCGTCGACGCCGAGACGGCGGACCCGATCAGCTGCACGTACACGACGACCGACGACGAGGACTTCGTGCTCGACCGGGTCGGTCCCGTCGTGGTGGGGGCGGGCTTCTCCGGACACGGCTTCAAGTTCACGCCGCTCGTGGGGTCGATCCTCGTCGACCTCGTCGAGGGCGGCGAGGCCCCCGCGCGGTTCCGCCGACTG
- a CDS encoding septum formation family protein, translating to MDRPDDQTTTAGPSGATPVSVVAEGLVQRFGPLEMRVLPSDYPAGDVDVPGAGHAEMLRVRLGATEFVDLVHDGAHWFAVPLRIDASGPTPLDQRRRDPLGVGVGETTSVVLDAAAAVVRRWAALVPPESRLGTAWPAPQAFAPGAVAGVPAPKRSRGVLFGVLGAVGVIAFGGVSFALYQANGGEGGIVETGSELVSELTTGDCFDMTNGVDDDMQTFVDVTACGEVHHFEVFAEPNLDDAAFPGDDEVARLGDDACYEAFDDYVGSTWEDSALDYGYFTPTEDTWATGDREVTCYLATAPEGETASLAGSGR from the coding sequence GTGGACCGACCGGACGACCAGACGACGACCGCGGGACCCTCGGGGGCGACACCCGTGTCCGTCGTGGCCGAGGGGCTCGTGCAGCGGTTCGGGCCACTCGAGATGCGCGTCCTTCCCAGCGACTACCCGGCCGGTGACGTCGACGTGCCGGGAGCCGGGCACGCCGAGATGCTGCGCGTCCGGCTGGGCGCCACCGAGTTCGTCGACCTCGTCCACGACGGGGCGCATTGGTTCGCGGTGCCCCTGCGCATCGACGCGTCGGGGCCCACGCCCCTCGACCAGCGGCGCCGTGACCCCCTCGGCGTCGGCGTCGGCGAGACGACGTCCGTGGTGCTCGACGCGGCCGCGGCCGTGGTGCGGCGGTGGGCCGCCCTGGTCCCGCCCGAGTCGCGGCTGGGCACGGCCTGGCCGGCCCCGCAGGCGTTCGCACCCGGTGCCGTGGCGGGCGTCCCGGCTCCGAAGCGGTCGCGAGGCGTGCTGTTCGGCGTGCTGGGCGCGGTCGGCGTCATCGCCTTCGGCGGGGTGTCCTTCGCCCTCTACCAGGCCAACGGCGGCGAGGGTGGCATCGTCGAGACCGGGTCCGAGCTCGTGAGCGAGCTGACCACCGGGGACTGCTTCGACATGACGAACGGCGTCGACGACGACATGCAGACCTTCGTCGACGTGACCGCCTGCGGCGAGGTGCACCACTTCGAGGTCTTCGCCGAGCCGAACCTCGACGACGCCGCGTTCCCCGGTGACGACGAGGTCGCGCGGCTCGGCGACGACGCCTGCTACGAGGCCTTCGACGACTACGTCGGGTCGACCTGGGAGGACTCGGCCCTCGACTACGGCTATTTCACGCCGACCGAGGACACCTGGGCCACCGGCGACCGCGAGGTCACCTGCTACCTCGCGACGGCTCCCGAGGGCGAGACGGCGAGCCTCGCGGGCAGCGGCCGCTGA